DNA from Roseimicrobium sp. ORNL1:
CACGTGGGCATCGCGCTCGATGAACGCGTGACGGATGAGGAACTGCAGGGCGTGCTCGAAGCGTTCAGCATCCAGAGTTCCACACTTGCAGCGGAAGGTCAGGAAGCAGGCAACGGCTTCGCGCAGAAGTTTGGCCGCCTTTCGAAGTACCTCACGCACCCCGTCTTCAACACGCATCACAGCGAGACGGAGATGATGCGCTACCTGCGCCGTCTGGAGGCGAAGGACATTGCGTTGAATCGCTCCATGATTCCGCTCGGCTCCTGCACCATGAAACTGAACGCCGCTGCGGAGATGATGCCGCTGAGCTGGCCAGAGGTGCATGGGTTACATCCCTTCGCCCCTGCGGATCAGACCGTGGGCTACCGTGAAATGTTTGCCGAGTTGGAAGCCTGGCTCGCAGAGTGCACCGGCTTCGCGGCCGTGTCCCTCCAGCCGAACGCCGGCTCGCAGGGTGAATACGCAGGCCTGCTCGCGATTCGCCGCTACTTCCAGCAGAAGGGTGAAGGCCATCGCGATGTGTGCCTTATTCCCGTCTCCGCTCATGGTACCAATCCCGCGAGCGCGGTGATGGTGGGCTTCAAGGTGGTGCCCGTTTCCTGCGATGGCGGTGGCGACATCGAGATGGATGACTTGCGCAAGAAGGTGCAGGAGTACTCCGGCCGTCTTGCAGCGTTGATGATCACCTATCCCAGCACGCATGGCGTGTTCGAGGAAGGCATCGTGGAGATCTGCGAGCTTATCCACCGTCACGGTGGGCAGGTGTACATGGATGGTGCGAACATGAATGCGCAGGTGGGTCTGACCTCACCGGGACTCATCGGCGCGGACGTCTGCCACCTGAACCTGCACAAGACCTTCTGCATCCCGCACGGAGGTGGTGGTCCTGGCGTGGGTCCCATCGGCGTGGCGAAGCATCTCATTCCTTTCCTTCCCGGTCACGGCATCCTACCCCCCGGCCAGCGTGACGGCGCTGTGTGTGCTGCTCCCTGGGGCAGCGCCAGCATCTGCACCATCTCCTGGATGTATCTCGCCATGATGGGGCGCGATGTGATCGACAGTACCAAGGTTGCCGTCCTGAATGCGAACTACATCGCGAAGAAGCTCGGCCCGTATTTCCCGGTGCTCTTCTCAGGCCGCACTGGCTACGTGGCGCACGAGTGCATCCTGGACTTCCGCCAGTTCAAGATCGTGACCGTGGAGGATGTGGCCAAGCGCCTCATGGACTTCGGCTACCACGCTCCCACCATGAGCTGGCCGGTCGCGGGCACCTTGATGATCGAGCCCACCGAAAGCGAAAGCCGCGAAGAGCTGGATCGCTTCTGCGAGGCGATGATCGAAATCCACGGTGAGATCGAATCCATCGAGACCGGCCTGAGCGACACCGCGAACAACGTGATGAAGCGCGCCCCGCATACGGCCGACGTGCTCCTCGCCGATGACTGGGACCGCCCCTACACCCGTCAGGAAGCCGCCTTCCCGCTCCCGTGGGTGAAGGCCGACAAGTATTGGCCGCCGGTCGGGCGCATTGACAATGCGTATGGAGACCGCAATCTGGTGTGTACGTGCGAGTCGGTGACCGAATACGCAGAGTGACGCCAGACGCCAGCCACACCCGCCTCAATTCTTTTGCTACCAGCAACCACATATCCTCTTCCTGACTGGACAGCGTGGCAGCCGACCGTGCGTGCCACGTTGATGTTCATCGTCGAGGATGGGAAGGTGCTGCTGATCCAGAAGAAGCGGGGCTTTGGCATGGGAAAAGTAAACGGTCCCGGGGGCAAGCTGGATCCCGGTGAAGAGGAATTGGCCTGCGCGGTGCGTGAGACGGAAGAGGAGCTTCACGTCACCGCGATCGATGCGGTGAAGCGTGGGGAGCTCTGGTTCCAGTTCGTGGATGGCATGGCCATGCATGTGGCGGTGTTCCAGGCGCCAAAGTACACAGGTCATGCCGCGGAGACGGAAGAAGCGGTGCCACTGTGGACGCCGATTGATGCCATTCCATTTGAACGCATGTGGGCGGATGACATCCACTGGCTGCATCGTATGCTCACCGGCACGGAGCAATTCCTTGGCACGTTCCTTTTCGATGGCGACACCATGCTCACCCACGATGTAGTGTGGAGAGATGCCTGAAGAACTGCGCTTGGGAATGATCGGACTCGACACTTCACACAGTGTCGAATTCACCCGGCGGCTGAATGATCCCGCCAACCCGCAACACATCCCAGGTGCACGCGTGGTGCATGGTTTCCCGGAGTTCAGCCCGGACATGTCATGGAGCGTGGAGCGGGTGAAGGAATTTACCCGCGAACTCGAAGAACAGCACGGTGTGCTCATGCTGGGCAGCATCGCGGAAGTAGTGGCCGAGTCGGATGCCATTCTGCTCTGCAGCCTCGATGGCCGGAAGCACCTCGCACAGGTGGAGCCTGTGTTCGCCGCGAAGAAACCCGTATTCGTGGACAAGCCGGTCGCTGCCACGCTTAAGGACGTCGTCTCGCTCTACGAACTGGCTGCGGAGTCCGAGACGCCGTGTTTCAGTGCCTCTGCGATGCGGTGGTATCCCGGCATCATTGGGGTGGCTCAAGCGGACGTGGGCGCAGTGCGTGGCGCCATTTCGTACGGCCCTTCTCCACTGGAGCCAAATCATCCTGATCTCTTTTTCTACGGCATCCATCCCACCGAGGCCCTCTTCACTGTGCTCGGTTCCGGATGCCAGCGTGTACAACGCGTCACCACGCCGCACACTTCCGTGGTGACTGGCATGTGGGAGGATGGGAAGGTCGGCACGCTGCATGCGATTCATCGCTGGCCTGCGGAGTACAAGGTGACGAAGTTCGGCGACACCGGCATCTTCGAGCAGAAAGAAGCTGGTGATTACACGCCCATGCTGCGGGAGATTGTGAAGTTCTTCCAGACGCGGAAAGCTCCCGTGACCATGTCCGAGACGCTGGAGATCTACTGTTTCATGGAAGCCGCGGATGAGAGTCGGAGATGGGGTGGCACGAGTGTGGAACTGAGCGAGGTGCTGGCACGGGCGAGCGAGTGAAGGGGTTCCGGAGAACGGCGCGACATCAGTTGCCGAAGGCTTTGGACTGCGTGCAGCCTGCTGCTGCTTTCTTCAGCGCAGCTTGCTGCGCGCATTCACCGCGACGAAGTCGCCAAGCATTCTCCCAGTACTTCAAACTACGGATGAGTGTCACCATCGCCGCAGCAGGCTGCACGCAGTCCAAGGACGCTTCGCGTCACTTGAGAGGCCACTCCTTTTGTCACCTCCCACTCCGCGGATCCAGCGCATCACGCAGGCCATCACCGAGGAAGTTCAGGGCGAGAAGGGTGAGGGCAAAAAAGAGACCGGGAAAAGTCAACAGCCACCAGGCATTCTCGATCTGTGTGGATCCGTCATTGATCAACACACCCCAAGAAGCGGCAGGTGGTTGAATGCCCAAGCCGAGGAAACTCAGGGTGGCTTCCAGCAGCATGACGCCGGGAACAGTCAGGCTGGCGTAAATGATGACCGGGCCAATCACATTCGGCAAAAGGTGACGACCCAGGATGCTCCAACCGCGGGCACCGAAAGCGCGTGCGGCGGTGATGAACTCCTGCTTTCGCAAAGCCAGTGTCTGTCCACGCACTACGCGTGCCATGGTGAGCCATTCCACCGCACCGATGGCCGCAAACAGGATGATGAAGCTGGCATTGAACCCAATGTCTTCCAACGCCCCCTTTACCCCGGGAATGACTCCGAGCCAATTGAGCACCTTTGCGGTGAAATGCTCGACGGCCTCGTTCTTTCCCAAGACGGCATTGAGCAGGATGACGAATACGATGAAGGGAAACGCATACAGGATATCCACGATGCGCATCATGAAGGCATCGAGCCGGCCACCCACCAGGCCTGAGACCAGTCCGTAGGTAACACCGATCACTGCGGCGACCGCTGTGGCCACCAGCCCCACGAGTAGCGAGACCCGACCGCCATACATCACTCGAGTAGCCACATCACGCCCCAGAGAGTCTGTCCCCATCCAATGTTGCGCGGAAGGGGGCGAAGCTTGCTTCTGCAAATCCTGATCCGACTGCTTGTAGGGAGACCGCATGGGGCCAAAGACGCAGACTGCCCCCAGGATAATCAGAAAAATGAACCCGCCTACCGCGAGCACATTGTGCGTAAGGCGTCGGAAAGCGAGGCGCCACGGCGACTCACCTGCGATGGGTGCGATTGGAGAAACGGCACTCATGTCACGTCACGTCTTGAGGCCAATCTTGGGGTTCACCGCAGCCTGGAGCAGGTCCACGAGGATGTTGAACACGACCACCAGCACCGCGAAAAAGAGCGTGATGCCCATGGCGAGATTGTGATCATTCTCGAAAGCCGAGTTCACGAAGTGCTGCCCGAGACCGGGAATCTGGAAGACTGTCTCAATGACGAAGGATCCCGTAAGCAAACCAGCCACCGCAGGGCCGAGGTAATTCAGCACAGGAAGGCAGGCCAGCTTCATGGCGTGCCGCACCACCACGCCGCGCTCATCCACTCCCTTGGCCCGAGCGGTGCGGATGAAGTCCTGCACCAGGGTCTCCCGCAGTCCTCCACGCGTCAGACGCGCAATGGGGCCACTGTAGATGAAGCCCAGTGTCAACGAAGGCAGGACCCAATCACCCGGGTCCATCCAGCCTGATACATTAAACCAGCCCAGCCAGAGTCCAAAAATCAGCGCGACGATGGGCCCCAGGACCAAGCTTGGCAGGCAGACACCCAGAGTGGCGAGGAACGTAGCCGTCCGATCCTGCCACGTGTGTGGCTTCAGTGCCGCGATGGCTCCCAGGGGAATTCCCAGAAGCAACGCGATCAGAAGCGAGGGAACGGCAATGGCCAGCGACACTGGAAACGCCTGCACAATGATCTCACCGACACCCCGCCCCGGCTTCTTCATGCAGTTGGGAGGGTTCAAGGTGGCGTAGTGCGTGAAGACACGCCAAAGCTGTTCGTCCCACCTCTTGTTGAATCCAAAGTATTCCTCAAAGCGGGCCCGTTGCTCCGGCGGAATCTCCCTTTCATTGTTGAATGGGCTGCTTGGCGAAAGCTTCTGCAGGAAAAACGTGATCACCAGCACCGCCAGCACCACAACGATGCCCTGAAGAATGCGGCTGGCGAGGAATTGAACCATGAGGCGCTTCGTTTTGTTTTCCTTGAATCAGGGGGCAAGTTCAAGCGCCTTGTAAGAACGATGTTCGAGGACGCTGGGTTTCCAACCCTTCACCTCCGGTCGCATCAGGTAGCTGTGCACATACCAGTAAATGGGAATGATGGGGAGATCCTCAAGCAACAGGGCCTCTGCCTGCCCCAGCAGTTCGAGGCGCTTTTTCGCATCGCCTTCTACCGAGGACTTCGCCAGCAACTCGTCATAGGCAGGATTGCTCCATCCCGTCTCGTTGTTGCCGTCGCCTGTCTTCCAGATGCTGAGGAACGTGTACGGATCAGGGTAGTCTCCCACCCAGCCGGCGCGGCACACAGAATAGTCCAACCGGCGTTGTGATTCGAGATAGACGCCCCAGTCTTGATTGTGAATGCCCACCGGAATGTTCAGGTGCTTCTTCCACATTTCCTGGATGGCTTCTGCGATGGTGCGATGGCCTTCGCTGGTATTGATGAGGATGTCGAACTTGGGGAAGCCCTTGCCGTCTGGAAAGCCAGCCTCTGCCAGCAAGCGACGGGCTTCCTCCGGATCAAACTTCAACACCTGTGGCGCATTCGTGTAGCCGAGGTATTCCGGGTGCGGGGTCATACCCACGGCAGGCTTCTGTCCGCCCCTGAGTACATTCTTGATCAAACTCTCGCGATCCACCGCGAGTGCCAGTGCGCGCCGCACGCGCTTGTCGTTGAGCGGCGGCTTGGTGGTGTTGATCCGGTAGAAATAGACGCTCAGCAGCGGATCCTCATGAAATACATCCTGGTGATTTTTGCGGTAGTCCGGAATCTGCGGCAGCGGCATGGTCATGGTGGCATGCAACTGCCCGTCACGAAACGCACGCTCCTCCGTGGCATCACTCTTGATGGGCAGGAAGACAATTTCGTTCAGCTTCACCGCGCCCGCGTCCCAATAGTACGGGTTCCGTTCCACCGTGGTGGAATGGGTGAAGCGCCATTCCTTGAGACGGAAGGGGCCGTTGCCCACCATGTTCCCCGCGCGGGTCCAGCGCGATTCGCGATCTGTCATGCTGCCAAACTTCTCAACCACATGCCGTGGGACAGGGAACCACGAATAGTGCTTCATCATTCCCAGCACATAGGGCATGGGACCCGTGAGCGTGAGCTCGAGTGTGTGGTCGTCCTTCGCCTTGATCCCCACTTCCGAGAAATCCTTGATTTTTCCGGCATTAAACTCCTCCGCATTCTTCAGCGGAAAGAGCATGGACGCATACTGGGCTATCAACTCAGGAGTGAGCATCCGCTGGTAAGACCACACGAAATCATGGGCGGTGAGTGGAGTTCCATCGCTCCACTTGGCCTCCGGCCGGAGGTGGAAGGTCCAGTGGATGAAATCTGTGGTTTCCCAGCTCGAAGCCACTCCGGGAGCGTTGGCATCAGGGTTGTTTGGGTCAGGAGCGACGAGGCCCTCAAAGAGGGCGGAGAAGATCATGTGCTCAGGCTGACCCGTGGCCAGGTGGGGATCGAGCGTGCCGACCTCTGACCCATTGCCAAGAATAAGACGCTGCTCACGCGCCGCCGCAATGACGCGAGGTGGCCGGTTGGTGCGCCACTCATGGAAGGCGTACACTCCCGTGACCAGGAACACCAGAACGGCGAGGCGGATAAGCCAGGATTTCATGGTGGAAACAGTCATTAGGGGCAGGGCAGCGTTCAAATAATCATGAGCAATTGGGCCGCGGTGGGGTCGAAGTACGGTGGCGCATGATGCTAAAAGCGTACCGGAGTCCGGAGCAATCATCTTTTCTCGCAGAAAGCGCTTCTTTGAGCGTAAATTTCAACTTCATGCGTAGATGATGATTGGTAAGTGTGCACCCGGCCCCTGCGGCGGCGGTTGACTTCCGGGTCGGAGTCGCCAAAGCCCTTGTGCCCACGCGCCTGCCGATCCAAGCTTTGCCCGTGACTCTGAACTTGCCTGCTTAGACCTGAACTGATCCCGTTTTGCCAGCCTGCCCATGAGGGACTATTTCATTCGCCGCTTCCTATTGATGATTCCGACGCTGGTCGGAGCGACGATGATCGTCTACTTCATCATCCGCATGGCGCCGGGCGGCCCGGTCGAGGCCATGATGCGACAGCAGCAGGCGCTCAATGCCCAGCGCAGCATGAAGGACCCGGGAGGCAGCCTGAGTGAGGAGCAAAAGGACCAGCTCCTGATGCACTTCAAACTCGATAAGCCGTACCTCATTGGTTACCTCATGTGGCTCGGAGCTCTACCGAGTGAAGAGCAATATCAAATGATTCCCCTGGAGGGCGTGCCCAAAAGCGTCCCGGTGAAGCTGACGGTGGCAGAGCTCGACAAAGGTGGGACCCCCACAGGCAAGATGGTGGAAGTCGAGGCCACGGCTCATACGGATGGAAGTGTGGTAGGTGCCAACGGCCAGGCAATCCCCACGTGGCGGGCGACCCCGGACTGGGACAATGACCGGATGATCGTGTCCCGAGCTGGATGGTCTGGTTGGTTTAGCTCCCTATTCAATGCATCACAGCGCAGCCAGAAGGTGGAGATGAAGAGGGTGGAGCAGAAGGTGGAAGCGAACCTACGCCGGCTGCTGCCGAAGAAGCAATGGACCCCCACCAACGCTTATGAAGTGGTGAAGGCCACGGTGAGCACGGATGGCAGCATCGTGGGAGCGGACAGGAAAAAAATCGACGGATGGAGAGCTCGCACTGACTGGAACAAGGGGCGCATCGTGGCCTACAGGCCGGACTTTGAAGGCGTGCTGCAGGGAACTTTTTACGACTCCCTCCGGTACAATGAACCTGTGGTGAACATGATGGCCGCGCGCATGCCGGTGTCCCTTTTCTACGGCCTGATTTCGACCATCATCACCTATGTCATCTGCCTTCCGCTCGGGATCTTGAAGGCCATTAGACATCGGACCGTTCTCGACAACACTACGTCCCTCCTGATTTTTGCCGGATACGCGGTGCCGGCCTTCGTACTGGGCAGTGTCCTGGCCGTGTTCCTCGCGGCAAGGTTCGGCTGGTTCCCGACATCAGGGTTTGTCAGT
Protein-coding regions in this window:
- a CDS encoding peptide ABC transporter substrate-binding protein, whose product is MKSWLIRLAVLVFLVTGVYAFHEWRTNRPPRVIAAAREQRLILGNGSEVGTLDPHLATGQPEHMIFSALFEGLVAPDPNNPDANAPGVASSWETTDFIHWTFHLRPEAKWSDGTPLTAHDFVWSYQRMLTPELIAQYASMLFPLKNAEEFNAGKIKDFSEVGIKAKDDHTLELTLTGPMPYVLGMMKHYSWFPVPRHVVEKFGSMTDRESRWTRAGNMVGNGPFRLKEWRFTHSTTVERNPYYWDAGAVKLNEIVFLPIKSDATEERAFRDGQLHATMTMPLPQIPDYRKNHQDVFHEDPLLSVYFYRINTTKPPLNDKRVRRALALAVDRESLIKNVLRGGQKPAVGMTPHPEYLGYTNAPQVLKFDPEEARRLLAEAGFPDGKGFPKFDILINTSEGHRTIAEAIQEMWKKHLNIPVGIHNQDWGVYLESQRRLDYSVCRAGWVGDYPDPYTFLSIWKTGDGNNETGWSNPAYDELLAKSSVEGDAKKRLELLGQAEALLLEDLPIIPIYWYVHSYLMRPEVKGWKPSVLEHRSYKALELAP
- the gcvP gene encoding aminomethyl-transferring glycine dehydrogenase, producing MARPSSAHPNMPQTTAFSHRHLGPGSAEALEMARAIGCDSVDELMKKVVPEGIRLGKTLDLPAPLTEEQALRKLRGIMGKNKVVRSFIGLGYHDTFTPPVIQRNIFENPGWYTAYTPYQPEISQGRLEALLNYQTMICDLTGLDISNASLLDEGTAAAEGAAISLSAYGDKGKVLFVDEQVFPQTIDVLCTRMEPLGVKVKVGDWKTTGLKKDDGTFAVVVQYPAADGIIHDYADFAAKAHEAGAQVIVCADLLALTLLKPPGEFGADICVGNSQRFGVPLGFGGPHAAFMAVKDAMKRRMPGRLVGVSKDAQGNPGFRLSLQTREQHIRREKATSNICTAQVLLAVMASMYAVWHGPEGLLAIAKRVHDATQRLAAALKAGGVTLIGEDYFDTITVEVSDADAVIKRAAKRNINLRKADATHVGIALDERVTDEELQGVLEAFSIQSSTLAAEGQEAGNGFAQKFGRLSKYLTHPVFNTHHSETEMMRYLRRLEAKDIALNRSMIPLGSCTMKLNAAAEMMPLSWPEVHGLHPFAPADQTVGYREMFAELEAWLAECTGFAAVSLQPNAGSQGEYAGLLAIRRYFQQKGEGHRDVCLIPVSAHGTNPASAVMVGFKVVPVSCDGGGDIEMDDLRKKVQEYSGRLAALMITYPSTHGVFEEGIVEICELIHRHGGQVYMDGANMNAQVGLTSPGLIGADVCHLNLHKTFCIPHGGGGPGVGPIGVAKHLIPFLPGHGILPPGQRDGAVCAAPWGSASICTISWMYLAMMGRDVIDSTKVAVLNANYIAKKLGPYFPVLFSGRTGYVAHECILDFRQFKIVTVEDVAKRLMDFGYHAPTMSWPVAGTLMIEPTESESREELDRFCEAMIEIHGEIESIETGLSDTANNVMKRAPHTADVLLADDWDRPYTRQEAAFPLPWVKADKYWPPVGRIDNAYGDRNLVCTCESVTEYAE
- a CDS encoding ABC transporter permease, which gives rise to MVQFLASRILQGIVVVLAVLVITFFLQKLSPSSPFNNEREIPPEQRARFEEYFGFNKRWDEQLWRVFTHYATLNPPNCMKKPGRGVGEIIVQAFPVSLAIAVPSLLIALLLGIPLGAIAALKPHTWQDRTATFLATLGVCLPSLVLGPIVALIFGLWLGWFNVSGWMDPGDWVLPSLTLGFIYSGPIARLTRGGLRETLVQDFIRTARAKGVDERGVVVRHAMKLACLPVLNYLGPAVAGLLTGSFVIETVFQIPGLGQHFVNSAFENDHNLAMGITLFFAVLVVVFNILVDLLQAAVNPKIGLKT
- a CDS encoding Gfo/Idh/MocA family oxidoreductase; this translates as MPEELRLGMIGLDTSHSVEFTRRLNDPANPQHIPGARVVHGFPEFSPDMSWSVERVKEFTRELEEQHGVLMLGSIAEVVAESDAILLCSLDGRKHLAQVEPVFAAKKPVFVDKPVAATLKDVVSLYELAAESETPCFSASAMRWYPGIIGVAQADVGAVRGAISYGPSPLEPNHPDLFFYGIHPTEALFTVLGSGCQRVQRVTTPHTSVVTGMWEDGKVGTLHAIHRWPAEYKVTKFGDTGIFEQKEAGDYTPMLREIVKFFQTRKAPVTMSETLEIYCFMEAADESRRWGGTSVELSEVLARASE
- a CDS encoding ABC transporter permease, producing MRDYFIRRFLLMIPTLVGATMIVYFIIRMAPGGPVEAMMRQQQALNAQRSMKDPGGSLSEEQKDQLLMHFKLDKPYLIGYLMWLGALPSEEQYQMIPLEGVPKSVPVKLTVAELDKGGTPTGKMVEVEATAHTDGSVVGANGQAIPTWRATPDWDNDRMIVSRAGWSGWFSSLFNASQRSQKVEMKRVEQKVEANLRRLLPKKQWTPTNAYEVVKATVSTDGSIVGADRKKIDGWRARTDWNKGRIVAYRPDFEGVLQGTFYDSLRYNEPVVNMMAARMPVSLFYGLISTIITYVICLPLGILKAIRHRTVLDNTTSLLIFAGYAVPAFVLGSVLAVFLAARFGWFPTSGFVSENFEDLSIGGKAWDLIHHGTLPMICYLIGNFAFLTMLMKNSLLDNLAADYVRTAIAKGSGFKTAVFRHALRNSLIPIMTTLGGIVGVFVTGSILIERIFDINGFGMLSYQAILDRDMFLMMGILTVNVFLIMLGNILSDYFVALMDPRIRFD
- a CDS encoding ABC transporter permease, which translates into the protein MSAVSPIAPIAGESPWRLAFRRLTHNVLAVGGFIFLIILGAVCVFGPMRSPYKQSDQDLQKQASPPSAQHWMGTDSLGRDVATRVMYGGRVSLLVGLVATAVAAVIGVTYGLVSGLVGGRLDAFMMRIVDILYAFPFIVFVILLNAVLGKNEAVEHFTAKVLNWLGVIPGVKGALEDIGFNASFIILFAAIGAVEWLTMARVVRGQTLALRKQEFITAARAFGARGWSILGRHLLPNVIGPVIIYASLTVPGVMLLEATLSFLGLGIQPPAASWGVLINDGSTQIENAWWLLTFPGLFFALTLLALNFLGDGLRDALDPRSGR
- a CDS encoding 8-oxo-dGTP diphosphatase; amino-acid sequence: MFIVEDGKVLLIQKKRGFGMGKVNGPGGKLDPGEEELACAVRETEEELHVTAIDAVKRGELWFQFVDGMAMHVAVFQAPKYTGHAAETEEAVPLWTPIDAIPFERMWADDIHWLHRMLTGTEQFLGTFLFDGDTMLTHDVVWRDA